The Rhodopseudomonas palustris genome window below encodes:
- a CDS encoding disulfide bond formation protein B has product MKHSSWFEQPSLLLAAVFVVSVGALGVAFAGEHLLGAEPCILCLYQRVPYAITVILAALGAILPISSLHKRFVVATCGVVFLLGAMLALYSVGVEEHWWAGVAGCTGNLPEGLSLDRLGDRTLVRPLLRPCDVEVWRLFGLSMAAYNSGFQAILCAGCAVAMWLHDRINRHD; this is encoded by the coding sequence ATGAAGCACTCATCCTGGTTCGAGCAACCGTCGTTACTTCTCGCCGCGGTCTTCGTCGTCAGCGTTGGCGCGCTCGGCGTGGCGTTTGCCGGCGAGCATTTGTTGGGAGCCGAACCCTGTATTCTCTGCCTCTATCAGCGCGTTCCTTACGCCATAACTGTAATATTGGCCGCGCTGGGCGCTATCTTGCCGATCTCATCGCTCCACAAGAGATTCGTCGTTGCGACATGCGGCGTGGTCTTCCTGCTCGGCGCGATGCTTGCGCTTTACAGTGTCGGCGTCGAGGAACATTGGTGGGCCGGGGTTGCAGGCTGCACTGGCAATCTTCCGGAAGGATTGTCTCTCGATCGGCTTGGAGACCGCACTCTAGTGAGACCGTTATTGCGCCCATGCGACGTCGAGGTGTGGCGGCTATTCGGGCTGTCGATGGCGGCCTACAACAGCGGTTTTCAGGCCATCCTCTGCGCTGGATGCGCCGTTGCTATGTGGCTCCATGACCGGATAAATCGGCATGATTGA
- a CDS encoding cytochrome c biogenesis CcdA family protein — translation MNGAAAIATAFAAGIVSSATPCVIAAVPVTIGFVGSRSTSRRQALLLSFAFVAGMTLAFVLLGLAAARLGLFFGVAGGWWVVIVGLVLAAAGVWFWKYGEQCSITLHPSATSRLRGSGWIGAAGFGALTGTVMTPCATPALAAALGLAGTGAFLGQATWMGAAMLFAYGLGHSALLFVAGIAPTYAQTLMGRLGRFERWSPGQRTFAGILVVAGLWIASSGVPVWAGN, via the coding sequence ATGAACGGTGCAGCGGCTATCGCCACGGCCTTTGCCGCCGGCATCGTCTCGTCGGCGACCCCTTGCGTCATTGCTGCCGTGCCGGTCACCATCGGCTTCGTCGGAAGCCGCTCGACGTCTCGTCGTCAGGCGCTGCTTCTGTCCTTCGCGTTCGTCGCGGGGATGACGCTGGCCTTCGTCCTGTTGGGGCTTGCGGCCGCTCGGCTCGGGTTGTTTTTCGGCGTGGCCGGCGGCTGGTGGGTTGTCATTGTTGGCCTGGTCCTCGCCGCTGCGGGCGTCTGGTTCTGGAAGTACGGCGAGCAATGCTCGATCACGCTTCATCCGTCAGCGACGAGCCGGCTTCGCGGTTCTGGGTGGATTGGCGCCGCGGGCTTCGGTGCCTTGACCGGAACCGTTATGACCCCCTGCGCCACACCGGCCCTCGCTGCCGCCCTCGGATTGGCTGGAACCGGCGCTTTTCTCGGGCAAGCGACCTGGATGGGAGCCGCGATGCTCTTCGCCTACGGATTGGGCCACAGCGCGCTGCTGTTCGTCGCCGGTATCGCGCCGACCTATGCGCAGACGCTGATGGGACGACTTGGACGTTTTGAACGATGGTCGCCCGGCCAGCGGACTTTTGCCGGCATCCTAGTCGTCGCAGGACTTTGGATTGCGTCGAGCGGCGTCCCCGTGTGGGCGGGCAACTGA
- a CDS encoding thioredoxin family protein, with the protein MKDVKVLGPGCKRCVTTAEMVQAEADRLGVAIAIEKVTDYAAIAGYGIVSTPGIVVDGKVVHAGGLPKAEDIALWLA; encoded by the coding sequence ATGAAGGACGTCAAAGTACTCGGTCCCGGCTGTAAACGTTGCGTTACGACGGCCGAGATGGTGCAGGCGGAGGCCGACAGGCTCGGTGTCGCGATCGCCATCGAAAAGGTCACCGACTATGCGGCGATCGCCGGCTACGGCATCGTCTCGACCCCGGGGATCGTGGTCGACGGCAAGGTGGTCCACGCCGGCGGGCTGCCGAAAGCTGAAGATATCGCGCTCTGGCTCGCGTGA
- a CDS encoding permease, translating to MTTLETKAGREPRTAVWLAGTAAFLGAWGLIYAQLQPFSKWAVGLLPLDPGSHAAEAVEFFVYDTPKVLMLLTLVVFGMGVLRSWFSPERTRALLAGRREGVGNVAAAGLGILTPFCSCSAVPLFIGFVSAGVPLGVTFSFLIAAPMINEVALGLLFVLLGWKVALAYLGFGLGIAIVAGWVIGRFHLEGWLQDWVRNVRSSAVEIPSAAVTLVDRLRAGIEAVVDIVGRVWIWVIAGIAAGAFIHGYVPADLLASIMGRDAWWSVPAAVVLGIPMYSNAAGIIPVVEALLGKGAALGTVLAFMMSVIALSAPELIILHKVLTPRLIAVFVAVVASGILAVGFLFNALFT from the coding sequence ATGACCACGTTGGAGACGAAAGCCGGGCGCGAGCCGCGGACAGCCGTCTGGCTGGCCGGGACCGCGGCATTCCTGGGTGCCTGGGGCCTGATCTACGCGCAATTGCAGCCGTTCTCCAAATGGGCGGTCGGGCTGCTTCCGCTCGATCCCGGCAGCCATGCGGCAGAGGCTGTCGAATTCTTCGTCTACGACACTCCGAAGGTGTTGATGTTGCTGACCCTCGTAGTGTTCGGCATGGGCGTGCTGCGGAGCTGGTTTTCGCCGGAGCGGACCCGCGCGCTGCTCGCCGGCCGGCGCGAAGGTGTCGGCAACGTCGCCGCCGCCGGGCTCGGCATTCTCACGCCGTTCTGCTCCTGCTCGGCGGTGCCGCTGTTCATCGGCTTTGTCAGTGCCGGCGTGCCGCTCGGCGTCACCTTCTCGTTTCTGATTGCCGCGCCGATGATCAACGAAGTCGCGCTCGGATTGCTGTTCGTGCTGCTGGGCTGGAAAGTGGCGCTCGCCTATCTGGGCTTCGGGCTCGGCATCGCCATCGTCGCCGGCTGGGTGATCGGGCGCTTCCATCTCGAAGGCTGGCTGCAGGACTGGGTCCGCAACGTTCGTTCCAGTGCCGTCGAGATCCCGTCGGCCGCCGTGACATTGGTCGATCGCCTCCGGGCCGGGATCGAGGCCGTGGTCGACATCGTCGGGCGGGTCTGGATCTGGGTCATCGCGGGGATCGCGGCCGGTGCCTTCATTCACGGCTATGTGCCCGCCGACCTGCTGGCTTCGATCATGGGGCGCGACGCGTGGTGGTCGGTGCCCGCAGCCGTCGTGCTCGGCATTCCGATGTATTCCAATGCCGCGGGTATCATTCCGGTGGTCGAAGCTCTGCTCGGCAAGGGCGCCGCGCTCGGCACCGTGCTCGCCTTCATGATGAGCGTCATCGCGCTGTCGGCGCCGGAACTGATCATCCTGCACAAGGTGCTGACCCCCCGGCTGATCGCCGTGTTCGTCGCTGTCGTTGCCTCTGGCATTCTGGCCGTCGGCTTTCTGTTCAATGCCTTATTCACATAG
- a CDS encoding metalloregulator ArsR/SmtB family transcription factor encodes MDPIDLVSALAEETRLEAMRLLWDGQEHCVCELMKKLGATQSRMSRHMGVLKIAGLVVDRRDAQWVRYRRNPHLDPRIIAVVEAVLALPSRDRRAAA; translated from the coding sequence ATGGATCCGATCGACCTCGTGTCGGCATTGGCCGAAGAGACGCGGCTGGAAGCCATGCGGCTTCTGTGGGACGGCCAGGAACACTGCGTCTGCGAGCTGATGAAGAAGCTGGGCGCCACCCAGTCGCGGATGTCGCGCCACATGGGCGTGCTGAAGATTGCCGGCCTGGTGGTCGATCGTCGTGATGCGCAATGGGTTCGCTACCGCCGGAATCCCCATCTCGATCCGCGTATCATTGCAGTCGTCGAGGCCGTCTTGGCATTGCCGTCGCGCGACAGGAGGGCGGCGGCATGA
- a CDS encoding LysR substrate-binding domain-containing protein — translation MLNLTHVRSFLTVIEARSIRAGARTVGLSPSTVLEHLRQLEASLGSVLLVRQAGNPHLTPAGARFLPLARALVATALRAADLIQRPHLAVAASSNIGTYLLHPRIAAFERDARVEVRVWIGSNMQAAARLKSGEADLAVLEAWEDTDGFDVTCWSAETLKVIVAPDHRWAGKTSIDREDLTRELILTGEPGTGTGRILREALGSVVARLHYLDGLGSTEGVKRAVRAGRGISIVMESAIQDELLNRTLVALDVDGTSLEKRLLIVRSSHLPPTASASRFAECLLEGPNSSSGPPVSPNAGRPL, via the coding sequence GTGCTGAACCTGACGCATGTCCGCAGTTTTTTGACGGTTATCGAGGCGCGGAGCATACGTGCCGGCGCGAGAACAGTCGGGCTTTCGCCCTCCACGGTTCTCGAACATCTCCGCCAGCTCGAGGCGTCGCTCGGATCGGTGCTGCTGGTTCGCCAGGCGGGGAATCCGCACTTGACGCCGGCAGGGGCACGGTTTCTGCCGCTGGCCCGGGCTCTGGTGGCTACAGCCCTGCGCGCGGCCGACCTGATCCAGCGTCCGCATCTTGCCGTTGCCGCCTCTAGCAACATCGGCACCTATCTGCTCCACCCCCGCATTGCGGCTTTCGAGCGTGACGCCAGGGTCGAAGTCCGCGTCTGGATTGGGAGCAACATGCAGGCCGCCGCCCGTCTCAAGAGCGGTGAGGCAGATCTAGCCGTCCTGGAGGCCTGGGAGGATACCGACGGTTTCGACGTCACCTGTTGGAGCGCCGAGACTCTCAAAGTGATCGTGGCGCCGGATCACCGCTGGGCTGGAAAAACATCCATCGACCGGGAAGATCTGACCAGGGAGTTGATCCTCACCGGCGAACCGGGCACCGGAACGGGGCGTATCCTGCGCGAGGCGCTGGGAAGCGTCGTTGCGCGCCTGCATTATCTCGACGGATTGGGGTCCACCGAAGGCGTCAAGCGTGCGGTGCGCGCCGGGCGAGGCATTTCGATCGTGATGGAATCGGCGATCCAGGATGAATTGCTGAACCGTACGCTGGTCGCGCTCGATGTCGACGGAACGAGTTTGGAAAAGCGCCTGTTGATCGTGAGATCTTCTCACCTGCCACCCACCGCCTCAGCATCGCGCTTCGCCGAGTGTCTTCTGGAGGGGCCGAATAGCAGCAGTGGGCCACCGGTGTCGCCGAACGCTGGTCGCCCGCTTTGA
- a CDS encoding NAD(P)-dependent oxidoreductase: MTDLPLVVLTNRTFDDTRALFSGRARIIANHLETPWPADVLLAHASIADALMAFMPDCIDAAFLDSCPRLRVIGAALKGFDNIDVEAATARGVTVTIVPDLLTRPTAELAVGLTIALGRHILAGDTAIRRGGFNGWRPEYYGLGLAGSTVGVVGYGRVGQAIARCLSGFGCRVLACDANWNPSVPDDAERVTMDVLTGSADILILGMPLTPATQGIVGHAFLRSMKAGALLINPARGSLVDEAAVADALEGGHLGGYAADVFACEDWARGDRPGEIESRLLSMTTKTVLTPHLGSAVVESRRAIEYSAADSILRVLAGEKPETALA; encoded by the coding sequence ATGACTGATCTGCCGCTGGTGGTTCTGACCAATCGCACGTTCGATGATACACGCGCGCTTTTCTCCGGGCGCGCGCGGATCATTGCCAATCATCTCGAGACTCCGTGGCCCGCCGACGTGTTGTTGGCTCACGCAAGTATTGCCGACGCGCTGATGGCCTTCATGCCCGACTGCATCGACGCCGCGTTTCTCGATTCCTGTCCACGCCTGCGCGTGATCGGGGCCGCTCTGAAAGGCTTTGACAACATCGACGTCGAAGCTGCTACCGCGCGTGGCGTCACCGTCACTATCGTGCCCGATCTGCTCACGCGCCCGACGGCCGAACTCGCCGTGGGGCTGACGATCGCGCTTGGGCGTCACATCCTTGCCGGGGACACCGCCATTCGCCGGGGCGGGTTCAATGGCTGGCGACCGGAGTATTACGGCCTCGGCCTTGCCGGCTCTACGGTGGGCGTTGTGGGCTATGGCCGGGTTGGGCAGGCGATCGCGCGGTGCCTGTCGGGCTTTGGATGTCGCGTTCTGGCCTGCGACGCGAACTGGAATCCGTCGGTGCCGGACGATGCCGAGCGTGTAACGATGGACGTCCTCACCGGATCGGCGGATATCCTCATTCTCGGCATGCCCCTGACCCCGGCGACCCAGGGGATCGTGGGGCATGCCTTTCTCCGCTCGATGAAGGCGGGCGCCTTGCTGATCAATCCGGCGCGCGGCTCACTGGTCGATGAGGCCGCCGTGGCGGATGCGCTCGAAGGCGGCCATTTGGGCGGTTACGCCGCGGATGTTTTCGCGTGCGAGGACTGGGCTCGCGGGGATCGCCCTGGCGAGATCGAATCGCGCTTGCTGAGTATGACCACGAAGACCGTGTTGACGCCGCATCTCGGCTCCGCAGTCGTTGAATCGCGCAGGGCCATCGAATATTCCGCGGCGGACAGCATCTTGAGGGTGCTGGCTGGCGAAAAACCGGAAACGGCCCTGGCCTGA
- the phnE gene encoding phosphonate ABC transporter, permease protein PhnE, protein MRSFEATLVRETQAARRDWLLLGGIVATVVVALASTGFFDPQRFIEAVPAFRQLAAEMIPPDFSRWQSWLRPLADTLAMSIAGTALAVLFSLPLALLAAPNTSPYRGVAFLVRTLLALLRSVPEIILGVLFVAAVGFGALPGVLALALHSVGMVGKFYAEAIEHVDPKPLEAARAAGATPLQVITHAVLPQVLPQLTDVTIYRWEYHFRASAVLGIVGAGGIGFELMAALRLLNYDQVSAILLAILLCVVIVDSIGGWLRKSLK, encoded by the coding sequence GTGCGGAGCTTCGAAGCCACGCTTGTCCGCGAAACACAGGCGGCGCGACGGGATTGGTTGCTGCTCGGCGGCATCGTCGCGACGGTGGTCGTGGCGCTGGCTTCGACCGGTTTCTTCGACCCGCAGCGCTTTATCGAGGCGGTTCCGGCCTTTCGGCAACTCGCGGCCGAAATGATCCCGCCGGATTTCTCGCGCTGGCAGAGTTGGCTGCGGCCGCTGGCGGATACGTTGGCGATGTCGATTGCCGGCACGGCGCTGGCGGTGTTGTTCTCACTGCCGCTGGCGCTGCTGGCGGCGCCCAACACCAGCCCCTACCGGGGCGTGGCTTTTCTCGTCCGGACGTTGCTGGCCTTGCTGCGTTCGGTGCCGGAAATCATTCTCGGCGTTCTGTTCGTGGCGGCGGTGGGTTTCGGGGCTCTTCCGGGCGTGCTGGCGCTGGCGCTCCATTCGGTCGGCATGGTGGGCAAGTTCTACGCCGAGGCGATCGAGCACGTCGATCCCAAGCCGCTGGAAGCAGCGCGGGCGGCCGGCGCCACGCCATTGCAGGTCATCACCCATGCGGTATTGCCGCAGGTGCTGCCGCAGCTCACCGATGTGACGATCTACCGGTGGGAGTACCACTTTCGCGCCTCCGCCGTGCTCGGCATCGTCGGTGCGGGTGGCATCGGTTTCGAACTGATGGCCGCGCTACGCCTGCTCAACTACGATCAGGTCTCGGCCATTCTTCTCGCTATCTTGCTCTGTGTAGTCATCGTCGATTCGATCGGCGGCTGGCTCCGCAAGTCCCTGAAGTGA
- the phnD gene encoding phosphate/phosphite/phosphonate ABC transporter substrate-binding protein — MNRRQFLLVSTALGLSALSTPVLADKANPEKLRVALLPDENASTLIQNAQPLKAYLEQTLGKPVEIIVTTDYSSMIEAMRFGRIEVAYFGPFSYVLAKSKAPEIEPFAVGVEKGKPNYNSILIASADGPVKTLADVKGKPFAFGDQASTSSHLAPRAHLAKAGLIGDRDYKVVHLGKHDAVARAVAAGQVPAGALSEQIYRVLVETNKIDATKLVQIGLSDPIPNYPMTLQGYLAPELKTSIRNAFLNLKDPAILKLFRVDGLAPATDKDYDVLRDMAKILNLDIAKLG, encoded by the coding sequence ATGAATCGCCGTCAGTTCCTGCTTGTCAGCACCGCCCTCGGCTTGTCCGCCCTGTCGACGCCGGTGCTGGCCGACAAGGCCAACCCCGAAAAGCTGCGCGTTGCGCTGCTCCCCGACGAGAACGCCTCGACCCTGATCCAGAATGCGCAGCCGCTGAAGGCGTATCTCGAGCAGACCCTCGGCAAGCCGGTCGAGATCATCGTTACGACGGACTATTCGTCGATGATCGAGGCGATGCGTTTCGGTCGGATCGAGGTCGCGTATTTCGGGCCGTTCTCCTACGTGCTCGCCAAATCCAAGGCGCCGGAGATCGAGCCGTTCGCGGTCGGCGTGGAAAAGGGCAAGCCGAACTACAATTCCATCCTGATCGCGTCTGCCGATGGTCCGGTCAAAACGCTTGCGGACGTCAAGGGCAAGCCCTTCGCCTTCGGCGACCAGGCCTCGACCTCCAGCCATCTCGCCCCGCGTGCGCATCTCGCCAAGGCGGGTCTGATCGGCGACAGGGACTACAAGGTGGTCCATCTGGGCAAGCACGACGCCGTGGCGAGGGCCGTGGCCGCGGGGCAGGTGCCCGCAGGTGCGCTCTCGGAACAGATCTACCGCGTACTGGTCGAGACCAACAAGATCGACGCCACGAAGCTCGTGCAGATCGGCCTTTCCGATCCGATACCGAACTATCCGATGACGCTTCAAGGATATCTGGCGCCGGAGCTGAAGACGTCGATCCGCAATGCGTTCCTGAATCTCAAGGATCCTGCCATCCTGAAGCTGTTCCGCGTGGATGGACTCGCCCCGGCCACCGACAAGGATTACGACGTGCTGCGCGACATGGCCAAGATCCTGAACCTCGATATCGCCAAGCTCGGGTGA
- the phnC gene encoding phosphonate ABC transporter ATP-binding protein yields the protein MLSSREICVTYANGVVALEPTSLSFERGSFVVLLGSSGAGKSTLLRALNGLVRPRSGDVLGSDGKSIFASAAALRSHRRRTAMVFQQHHLIGRLSILKNVLMGRLAHHSSLRSLLPLPKADRMVALEALDRVGLAARALERADQISGGQQQRVGIARAMAQKPDIILADEPVASLDPATAFQVLTDLHRICREDGITTVVSLHQVDLARQFADRICALVQGRVVFDGAPSALSDIKLDAIYGASNSSPISSFALAAE from the coding sequence ATGCTGTCCAGTCGCGAAATCTGCGTCACCTATGCCAACGGCGTGGTCGCGCTCGAGCCGACCTCGCTGTCGTTCGAGCGCGGCAGCTTCGTCGTGTTGTTGGGCAGTTCGGGCGCTGGCAAATCCACGCTGCTCAGGGCGCTGAACGGGCTTGTCCGCCCTCGCTCGGGCGATGTCCTCGGCAGTGACGGCAAATCCATTTTCGCCAGCGCTGCGGCGCTGCGCTCGCATCGGCGTCGCACCGCCATGGTGTTCCAGCAGCATCACCTCATCGGGCGCCTGAGTATTCTGAAGAATGTGCTGATGGGCCGATTGGCGCATCATTCGTCGCTGCGGTCCCTGCTGCCGTTGCCGAAGGCGGACCGGATGGTCGCACTCGAGGCACTGGATCGCGTCGGCTTGGCTGCGCGGGCGCTGGAGCGCGCCGACCAGATTTCCGGCGGCCAGCAGCAGCGAGTCGGTATCGCCCGCGCCATGGCGCAGAAACCGGATATCATCCTCGCCGACGAGCCTGTCGCCAGTCTCGACCCTGCCACGGCGTTTCAGGTGCTAACCGATCTTCACCGGATTTGCCGCGAGGACGGCATCACGACCGTGGTCAGCCTGCATCAGGTCGATCTGGCCCGGCAGTTCGCGGATCGCATCTGCGCCTTGGTTCAGGGGCGGGTCGTGTTCGATGGCGCGCCCTCCGCCTTGAGCGACATCAAGCTCGACGCCATCTACGGCGCCTCGAATTCCTCGCCGATCAGCTCCTTCGCGCTTGCCGCCGAATAA